A genome region from Streptomyces pratensis includes the following:
- a CDS encoding BTAD domain-containing putative transcriptional regulator, with protein sequence MHYGILGTTRALRADGTAVALGGARLRALLTVLALRPGRTVPAGVLVDEVWDGDPPADAAGALQALVGRLRRALGREAVESVENGYRLAADPDAVDLHRFERLTGEGARALEDGDAAKAVVVLDDALALWHGPALADLPDRAVAAARWEARRLDARRTRIEAVLAQGRADHALPELAGLCADHPLDEPLQVLRIRALRDAGRTAQALAAYEEVRTLLADRLGTDPGPALRTLYEGLLHQDPPAPVPASAPLPARAGNLRARLTSFVGREADIADLREDLTRTRLVTLLGPGGAGKTRLSQEAAESVDPAAWPDGVWLAELAPVDDPEAVPEAVLTALGGRETVLRGAGAEELRAAERGAGEPLARLTEHCSGRRMLLLLDNCEHLIEAAAALADHLLARCPGLTVIATSREPLGVQGEFVRPVDPLPDAMALRLLAERGAAALSGFRIDADEPTAAACAEICHRLDGLPLAIELAAARLRMLTPRQIADRLDDRFRLLTGGSRTVLPRQQTLRAVVDWSWDLLDEDERTTLRRLSVFSGGCTLAAAEEVCAGRRQDARDVAGVLGSLVDKSLVVAAPAGDGRMRYRLLETVGEYAAERLDEAGERGVVERQHLAFYRELVRTTDPELRGAGQLAALELLQREYENLRTALRHAVAAGDEQESLCMVLSLAWYWQMRDLRSDALQWAEAVSALGPDPFAANAGVAPSLTERCTDAPPPMSPDMLQEARRQVALVHMASVDHAMDVWANESGMARLRATAAAYRPGQPQTCRSPGSLWFFAVVLTGDISDLRRVLDETVQASRELGFDWELAAALQMRANVLANRPDWAGAAQTDADESLEIFRRLGDDWGAAEALSSRGEANEKRGDYTRAADDYRAAIGYAERLGARAQVLVLRTRYASALVELGRGAESEAILREVLVEGRHAAHESTAFARFFLAMSLGTSGRTDEAREQLSVLQENFKYAAVGVFEAFVMGGLAWLDNQEGLYADALTRSREALALSDDRLSQMVAPQMHVLYLVSVARALGGLGGEPRAALAARLLAAAQVLLPEGYVSTTMERDNYAAAEELARGVLGDTAYEAAYAEGGGLTVEEATALVHAYTDA encoded by the coding sequence GTGCACTACGGCATCCTCGGTACCACCCGCGCCCTCCGCGCCGACGGAACGGCCGTCGCCCTCGGCGGGGCGCGGCTGCGCGCCCTGCTCACCGTGCTCGCCCTGCGACCCGGGCGCACGGTCCCCGCCGGGGTCCTCGTCGACGAGGTCTGGGACGGGGATCCGCCCGCCGACGCCGCAGGCGCCCTGCAGGCCCTCGTGGGACGGCTCAGGCGTGCGCTGGGCCGGGAAGCGGTCGAGTCCGTGGAGAACGGCTACCGCCTCGCCGCCGACCCGGACGCCGTGGACCTGCACCGCTTCGAGCGGCTCACGGGGGAGGGCGCCCGGGCCCTGGAGGACGGCGACGCGGCGAAGGCCGTCGTGGTCCTCGACGACGCGCTCGCCCTGTGGCACGGGCCGGCCCTCGCCGACCTGCCGGACCGCGCCGTGGCAGCCGCCCGCTGGGAGGCGAGGCGCCTGGACGCCCGCCGGACCCGGATCGAGGCGGTCCTCGCGCAGGGCCGCGCCGACCACGCCCTGCCCGAACTCGCCGGGCTCTGCGCCGACCACCCGCTGGACGAACCCCTGCAGGTACTCCGTATCAGGGCGCTGCGGGACGCCGGGCGCACCGCCCAGGCACTCGCGGCGTACGAGGAGGTGCGCACCCTGCTCGCCGACCGGCTCGGCACCGACCCGGGTCCCGCGCTGCGCACCCTGTACGAGGGACTGCTGCACCAGGACCCGCCCGCCCCGGTCCCCGCTTCCGCCCCCCTTCCCGCACGGGCGGGCAATCTGCGGGCCAGGCTCACGAGCTTCGTAGGACGTGAGGCGGACATCGCGGACCTGCGTGAGGACCTGACCCGGACCCGGCTGGTCACCCTGCTCGGCCCCGGCGGAGCCGGTAAGACGAGGCTCTCCCAGGAGGCGGCGGAATCGGTCGACCCGGCCGCCTGGCCGGACGGCGTGTGGCTGGCCGAGCTCGCACCGGTCGACGATCCCGAAGCGGTGCCGGAGGCCGTCCTCACCGCGCTCGGCGGCCGCGAGACCGTGCTGCGCGGGGCGGGCGCCGAGGAGCTCCGGGCGGCGGAGCGGGGCGCGGGGGAACCTCTCGCCCGACTCACCGAACACTGCTCCGGGCGCCGGATGCTTCTGCTCCTGGACAACTGTGAGCACCTCATCGAGGCAGCCGCGGCCCTCGCCGACCACCTGCTCGCCCGCTGTCCCGGGCTCACCGTCATCGCGACCAGCCGTGAGCCCCTCGGCGTACAGGGCGAGTTCGTCCGGCCGGTCGACCCGCTGCCCGACGCGATGGCGCTGCGCCTGCTCGCCGAGCGCGGCGCCGCCGCGCTCTCCGGCTTCAGGATCGACGCCGACGAGCCGACGGCGGCGGCCTGCGCCGAGATCTGCCACCGCCTCGACGGGCTCCCGCTCGCCATCGAACTGGCCGCCGCCCGGCTGCGGATGCTCACCCCTCGCCAGATCGCCGACCGTCTCGACGACCGATTCCGCCTGCTGACCGGCGGCAGCCGCACCGTGCTGCCGCGCCAGCAGACCCTGCGCGCCGTCGTCGACTGGTCCTGGGATCTCCTGGACGAGGACGAACGCACCACCCTGCGCCGGCTGTCGGTCTTCTCCGGCGGCTGCACCCTCGCCGCCGCCGAGGAGGTCTGCGCTGGACGGCGGCAGGACGCGCGCGACGTCGCCGGGGTGCTCGGCTCGCTCGTCGACAAGTCCCTCGTCGTCGCCGCCCCCGCCGGGGACGGCCGGATGCGCTACCGCCTCCTGGAGACCGTCGGGGAGTATGCCGCAGAACGGCTCGACGAGGCGGGGGAGCGGGGCGTCGTCGAAAGGCAGCACCTTGCGTTCTACCGGGAGCTGGTCCGCACCACCGACCCCGAACTCCGGGGCGCCGGACAGCTCGCCGCCCTCGAACTGCTCCAGCGGGAGTACGAGAACCTGCGCACGGCCCTGCGGCACGCCGTCGCCGCCGGCGACGAGCAGGAGTCACTCTGCATGGTGCTCTCGCTCGCCTGGTACTGGCAGATGCGCGATCTGCGCAGCGACGCGCTGCAGTGGGCCGAAGCCGTCTCCGCGCTCGGCCCCGACCCGTTCGCCGCGAACGCCGGTGTCGCGCCCTCGCTCACCGAACGCTGTACCGACGCGCCACCGCCGATGAGTCCCGACATGCTCCAGGAGGCGCGGCGCCAGGTGGCACTGGTCCATATGGCCAGCGTGGACCACGCGATGGACGTCTGGGCGAACGAGTCGGGCATGGCTCGCCTGCGGGCCACCGCCGCCGCCTACCGGCCCGGCCAGCCGCAGACCTGCCGCAGCCCGGGTTCGCTCTGGTTCTTCGCCGTCGTGCTCACCGGTGACATCTCGGACCTGCGCAGGGTGCTGGACGAGACGGTCCAGGCCTCACGGGAGCTCGGATTCGACTGGGAGCTGGCCGCCGCGCTCCAGATGCGCGCCAACGTGCTGGCCAACCGGCCCGACTGGGCCGGCGCGGCGCAGACGGACGCCGACGAGAGCCTGGAGATCTTCCGCCGGCTCGGCGACGACTGGGGTGCGGCGGAGGCGCTCTCCTCGCGTGGCGAGGCCAACGAGAAGAGGGGCGACTACACCCGGGCGGCCGACGACTACCGGGCCGCGATCGGGTACGCGGAGAGGCTCGGCGCCCGGGCCCAGGTACTGGTGCTCCGCACCCGGTACGCCTCCGCCCTGGTCGAACTGGGCCGCGGTGCGGAGAGTGAGGCGATCCTCCGGGAGGTGCTCGTCGAGGGGCGGCACGCGGCGCACGAGTCGACGGCGTTCGCCCGGTTCTTCCTGGCCATGTCGCTGGGCACGTCCGGCCGTACCGACGAGGCTCGTGAGCAACTGAGCGTGCTGCAGGAGAATTTCAAGTACGCAGCCGTAGGGGTCTTCGAAGCGTTCGTCATGGGCGGCCTTGCCTGGCTGGACAACCAGGAGGGGCTGTACGCGGACGCCCTGACCCGCAGCCGGGAGGCGCTGGCACTGTCCGACGACCGGTTGTCGCAGATGGTGGCGCCGCAGATGCACGTGCTCTACCTGGTCTCCGTGGCACGGGCGCTGGGCGGGCTCGGCGGGGAGCCCCGGGCCGCCCTCGCGGCGCGGCTGCTGGCCGCCGCACAGGTGCTCCTGCCGGAGGGGTACGTGTCGACGACGATGGAGCGGGACAACTACGCCGCGGCCGAGGAGCTGGCCCGGGGTGTCCTCGGGGACACCGCGTACGAGGCCGCCTACGCCGAGGGCGGCGGCCTCACGGTCGAGGAGGCCACCGCCCTGGTCCACGCGTACACCGACGCCTAG
- a CDS encoding site-2 protease family protein yields MTTAFRRPSDRRVSPILLGIVAVMAVSGWAVWTDFAEQTGSAVFLFVTAAWIVSLCLHEYAHARTALHSGDISIGAKGYLTLNPLKYTHALLSIVLPVLFVIMGGIGLPGGAVYIERGRISGRWKHSLISAAGPLTNVLFAVVCTAPFWLGALDGVPMPFRLALAFLALLQVTAAILNSLPVPGLDGYGVIEPWLSYKVRRQVEPFAPFGLIAVFALLWIPEVNGVFFDAVDALLRGLGVSEVETYCGLDSYRFWQEWFGDQDPGCALIG; encoded by the coding sequence ATGACCACCGCGTTCCGCCGCCCCAGCGACCGGCGGGTCAGCCCGATCTTACTCGGCATCGTCGCCGTCATGGCCGTCTCGGGCTGGGCGGTGTGGACGGACTTCGCCGAGCAGACCGGCTCCGCGGTCTTCCTCTTCGTCACCGCCGCCTGGATCGTCTCGCTCTGCCTCCACGAGTACGCCCACGCGCGCACCGCGCTGCACAGCGGCGACATCTCGATCGGGGCGAAGGGCTACCTGACGCTCAACCCCCTCAAGTACACCCACGCCCTGCTGAGCATCGTGCTGCCCGTGCTGTTCGTGATCATGGGCGGCATCGGTCTGCCGGGCGGGGCGGTCTACATCGAGCGGGGCCGCATCAGCGGGCGGTGGAAGCACAGCCTGATCTCGGCGGCCGGCCCCCTGACGAACGTGCTGTTCGCCGTCGTGTGCACGGCACCGTTCTGGCTGGGCGCCCTGGACGGCGTCCCGATGCCCTTCCGGCTCGCGCTGGCGTTCCTGGCGCTGCTCCAGGTGACGGCGGCGATCCTGAACTCCCTGCCGGTCCCGGGCCTCGACGGCTACGGCGTGATCGAGCCGTGGCTGTCGTACAAGGTCCGTCGCCAGGTGGAGCCGTTCGCGCCCTTCGGCCTGATCGCGGTCTTCGCGCTCCTGTGGATCCCGGAGGTCAACGGGGTCTTCTTCGACGCGGTGGACGCGCTGCTGCGGGGCCTGGGCGTCAGCGAGGTCGAGACGTACTGCGGGCTCGACAGCTACCGCTTCTGGCAGGAGTGGTTCGGCGACCAGGACCCGGGCTGTGCGCTGATCGGCTAG
- the npdG gene encoding NADPH-dependent F420 reductase, translating into MTTNDSGSAPKPPAKDPWDLPDVSGLTVGVLGGTGPQGRGLAYRFARAGQKVVIGSRAADRAEAAAAELGHGVEGADNAECARRSDIVIVAVPWDGHAKTLESLREELAGKLVVDCVNPLGFDKKGAYALKPEEGSAAEQAAALLPGSRVTAAFHHLSAVLLQDEAIEEIDTDVLVLGEARADTDTVQALAGRIPGMRGIFAGRLRNAHQVESLVANLISVNRRYKAHAGLRTTDV; encoded by the coding sequence ATGACTACGAATGACAGTGGCAGCGCCCCCAAGCCCCCCGCCAAGGACCCCTGGGACCTCCCCGACGTGTCAGGCCTGACCGTGGGCGTACTCGGTGGAACCGGACCCCAGGGCCGCGGACTCGCCTACCGCTTCGCCCGTGCCGGACAGAAGGTCGTCATCGGCTCGCGAGCCGCGGACCGCGCCGAGGCCGCCGCCGCCGAACTGGGCCACGGCGTCGAGGGCGCGGACAACGCGGAGTGCGCGCGCCGCAGCGACATCGTGATCGTCGCCGTTCCGTGGGACGGCCACGCCAAGACGCTCGAGTCCTTGCGGGAGGAGCTGGCCGGAAAGCTCGTCGTCGACTGTGTCAACCCGCTCGGCTTCGACAAGAAGGGTGCCTACGCCCTGAAGCCCGAGGAGGGCAGCGCCGCCGAGCAGGCCGCCGCCCTGCTGCCCGGCTCCCGGGTCACCGCGGCCTTCCACCACCTGTCGGCGGTGCTCCTCCAGGACGAGGCGATCGAGGAGATCGACACCGACGTGCTGGTGCTCGGCGAGGCGCGCGCCGACACCGACACCGTGCAGGCGCTCGCGGGCCGCATCCCCGGCATGCGCGGCATCTTCGCCGGCCGGCTGCGCAACGCGCACCAGGTCGAGTCTCTGGTCGCGAACCTGATCTCCGTCAACCGCCGCTACAAGGCACACGCGGGGCTGCGCACCACCGACGTGTGA
- the map gene encoding type I methionyl aminopeptidase has protein sequence MSGQSLLAPGEITPVRSVPGRIRRPEYVGKPAPTPYTGPEVQDSDTVERMRIAGRIAAQAMEEAAKHITPGVTTDELDRVAHEFMVDHGAYPSTLGYRGFPKSLCTSLNEVICHGIPDSTVLRDGDIVNLDVTAYIDGVHGDNNATYLCGDVDEESRLLVERTRESLNRAIKAVRPGRQINVIGRVIESYAKRFGYGVVRDFTGHGINSSFHSGLIIPHYDSPSATTVMQPGMTFTIEPMLTLGTHDYDMWDDGWTVVTKDRKRTAQFEHTLVVTETGADILTLP, from the coding sequence ATGTCTGGCCAGTCGCTTCTCGCACCAGGGGAGATCACTCCCGTCCGTTCCGTCCCCGGAAGGATCCGGCGCCCCGAGTACGTGGGGAAGCCCGCTCCCACGCCGTACACCGGGCCGGAGGTCCAGGACTCCGACACCGTGGAGCGCATGCGGATCGCGGGCCGCATCGCGGCGCAGGCGATGGAGGAGGCCGCCAAGCACATCACCCCGGGGGTCACCACCGACGAACTCGACCGGGTCGCCCACGAGTTCATGGTGGACCACGGCGCGTACCCGTCGACCCTCGGTTACCGGGGCTTCCCGAAGTCGCTGTGCACCTCGCTCAACGAGGTCATCTGCCACGGCATCCCGGACTCCACCGTGCTGCGGGACGGCGACATCGTGAACCTCGACGTCACCGCGTACATCGACGGCGTGCACGGGGACAACAACGCCACCTACCTCTGCGGCGACGTCGACGAGGAGTCACGGCTCCTCGTGGAACGCACCCGGGAGTCGCTGAACCGCGCCATCAAGGCGGTGCGGCCGGGGCGGCAGATCAATGTGATCGGGCGCGTCATCGAGTCGTACGCCAAGCGCTTCGGCTACGGGGTGGTGCGGGACTTCACCGGGCACGGGATCAACTCCTCGTTCCACTCCGGCCTGATCATCCCGCACTACGACAGCCCGTCGGCGACGACCGTGATGCAGCCCGGGATGACCTTCACCATCGAGCCGATGCTGACGCTCGGGACCCATGACTACGACATGTGGGACGACGGCTGGACCGTGGTGACGAAGGACCGGAAGCGGACCGCGCAGTTCGAGCACACACTGGTGGTGACCGAGACAGGGGCGGACATCCTGACGCTTCCGTAG
- a CDS encoding heme oxygenase (biliverdin-producing) produces the protein MDSPATTTPFSTLIRTASHEQHTEAESSTFMSDMLGGRLGVDAYTRYTEQLWFVYRALEDGAQTLREDPVAGPFIQPELMRSAELERDLTHLRGEGWREGLEPLPATAAYAARVAECAREWPAGYIAHHYTRYLGDLSGGQIIRGTAEKTWGFERKGDGVRFYVFEQIPNPAAFKREYRELLDAVNADDLEKQRIVDECKRAFALNTAVFRELGEAFPLSA, from the coding sequence TTGGACTCGCCCGCCACCACCACGCCCTTCTCGACCCTCATCCGCACCGCCTCGCACGAGCAGCACACCGAGGCGGAGTCGTCGACCTTCATGAGCGACATGCTCGGAGGGCGGCTGGGTGTCGACGCGTACACCCGCTACACGGAGCAGCTGTGGTTCGTCTACCGGGCATTGGAGGACGGCGCGCAGACCCTGCGCGAGGACCCGGTCGCCGGGCCCTTCATACAGCCGGAGCTGATGCGCTCGGCCGAACTGGAGCGCGATCTGACCCACCTGCGGGGCGAGGGGTGGCGCGAAGGGCTGGAGCCCCTGCCCGCGACCGCCGCGTACGCGGCCCGGGTCGCCGAGTGCGCCCGTGAGTGGCCAGCCGGATACATAGCGCACCACTACACCCGTTACCTCGGTGACCTCTCGGGCGGCCAGATCATCCGCGGTACGGCGGAGAAGACCTGGGGCTTCGAGCGCAAGGGCGACGGGGTGCGGTTCTACGTGTTCGAGCAGATCCCCAACCCCGCGGCCTTCAAGCGGGAGTACCGGGAGCTGCTGGACGCGGTGAACGCCGACGACCTGGAGAAGCAGCGCATCGTCGACGAGTGCAAGCGCGCCTTCGCGCTGAACACCGCCGTCTTCCGCGAGCTGGGCGAGGCCTTCCCGCTCAGCGCCTAG
- a CDS encoding PhzF family phenazine biosynthesis protein, with translation MNDFEVPDGIDVLRVFCGPDGRHGNPLGVVRDGRRYPGNESRQALARKLGFSETVFVDDPERGTVDIRTPGLRLPFAGHPLVGAAWLLDVEVLELPVGDVTARQDGEFTWITARPEWSAPWTLERYASVAEVEALAGPPPGEGWLYVWAWEDEAAGRVRARAFLRGDDDIEEDEATGAAAMLLSAELGRALNITQGRGSQILTAPAPDGAMEVGGRVLLVVAS, from the coding sequence GTGAACGACTTCGAGGTACCCGACGGCATCGACGTCCTGCGCGTGTTCTGCGGCCCGGACGGCCGCCACGGCAACCCGCTCGGCGTCGTGCGCGACGGGCGCAGGTATCCCGGCAACGAGTCCCGGCAGGCACTGGCGCGGAAGCTCGGCTTCAGCGAGACGGTCTTCGTGGACGACCCGGAGCGCGGCACCGTCGACATCCGCACGCCCGGGCTGCGGCTGCCGTTCGCGGGGCATCCACTCGTCGGTGCGGCCTGGCTGCTCGACGTCGAGGTCCTGGAGCTGCCCGTCGGGGATGTGACGGCCCGCCAGGACGGCGAGTTCACCTGGATCACGGCCCGCCCGGAATGGTCGGCGCCGTGGACGCTGGAGCGGTACGCGTCGGTCGCGGAGGTCGAGGCCCTGGCGGGGCCGCCGCCCGGCGAGGGCTGGCTCTACGTCTGGGCCTGGGAGGACGAGGCCGCCGGCCGCGTGCGGGCACGGGCCTTCCTCCGGGGCGACGACGACATCGAGGAGGACGAGGCGACCGGTGCGGCGGCCATGCTGCTGAGCGCGGAGCTCGGCCGCGCCCTCAACATCACACAGGGGCGCGGCTCCCAGATCCTCACCGCACCCGCGCCGGACGGCGCGATGGAGGTCGGGGGCCGCGTCCTGCTGGTGGTCGCGTCCTGA
- a CDS encoding iron chelate uptake ABC transporter family permease subunit: MTTASYDESTTKPGETTKPGNTPEPGDATETGDAREPGDTTKRGDAREPRGAAEAGPSPEPGGTPERRGKAFVLTAALSAALLVGCLLSAGLGAYSIPLGDVLSSVQHRVGLGGQALDRVGESVLWNVRLPRVVLALLVGSSLGCAGSLMQGVFGNPLAEPGVIGISSGAAVGAVASIAFGLTFLGNWTITVCAFVSGLATVLLVYALSRSGGRTEVVTLILTGIAVNAFAGALIGLFIFFADNAQITQITFWQLGSLSQATWPKVMAVLPCAALGLLVAPFYARKLDLLALGERPARHLGVDVERLRIALVLVVALLTAAAVAVAGIISFVGLLVPHLLRMANGPGHRFLVPGSALGGALVLVAGDLAARTVAAPAELPLGVLTALFGSPFFFWLLRRTRRKQGGWA; encoded by the coding sequence GTGACGACCGCCTCGTACGACGAATCCACAACGAAGCCCGGGGAAACCACGAAGCCCGGGAACACACCGGAGCCCGGGGACGCCACAGAGACAGGGGACGCCCGGGAGCCCGGGGACACCACGAAGCGCGGGGACGCCCGGGAGCCCCGGGGCGCCGCGGAGGCCGGGCCTTCACCGGAGCCCGGGGGCACCCCGGAGCGGCGCGGCAAGGCGTTCGTCCTCACGGCCGCCCTGTCCGCCGCGCTGCTCGTCGGCTGCCTGCTCTCCGCCGGGCTCGGCGCGTACAGCATTCCGCTCGGCGACGTCCTCTCGTCCGTCCAGCACCGTGTCGGCCTCGGCGGGCAGGCGCTCGACCGGGTCGGCGAGAGCGTCCTGTGGAACGTGCGGCTGCCGAGGGTCGTCCTGGCCCTGCTCGTCGGGTCCTCCCTCGGCTGCGCGGGATCCCTGATGCAGGGGGTGTTCGGCAATCCGCTGGCGGAGCCCGGTGTCATCGGGATCTCCTCGGGTGCGGCGGTCGGGGCGGTCGCCTCGATCGCGTTCGGGCTGACCTTCCTCGGCAACTGGACGATCACCGTCTGCGCGTTCGTCTCCGGTCTCGCCACGGTCCTGCTGGTGTACGCGCTCTCGCGCTCCGGAGGGCGGACGGAGGTGGTGACGCTCATCCTCACCGGTATCGCCGTCAACGCCTTCGCCGGCGCCCTGATCGGCCTGTTCATCTTCTTCGCGGACAACGCGCAGATCACCCAGATCACGTTCTGGCAGCTCGGTTCGCTGTCCCAGGCGACCTGGCCGAAGGTGATGGCCGTGCTGCCGTGCGCGGCACTGGGCCTGCTCGTGGCCCCGTTCTACGCCAGGAAGCTGGATCTGCTCGCGCTCGGCGAGCGGCCCGCCCGGCATCTGGGTGTCGACGTCGAGCGGTTGAGGATCGCGCTCGTCCTCGTGGTGGCGCTGCTGACCGCCGCCGCGGTCGCCGTCGCCGGGATCATCTCCTTCGTGGGGCTGCTCGTTCCGCATCTGCTGCGGATGGCGAACGGACCCGGACACCGCTTCCTCGTCCCCGGCAGCGCGCTCGGCGGCGCGCTCGTGCTGGTGGCGGGCGATCTCGCGGCGCGCACCGTCGCCGCTCCCGCCGAGCTCCCGCTCGGTGTGCTGACCGCCCTCTTCGGCAGTCCGTTCTTCTTCTGGCTGCTGCGCAGGACCCGTCGCAAGCAAGGTGGTTGGGCATGA